One segment of Mycolicibacterium sp. YH-1 DNA contains the following:
- a CDS encoding XRE family transcriptional regulator codes for MHDEVVFGKRVREIRHQSGLTLDALASRSGVSRAALSKIERCERSPGLEIAVKIADALGTNLAQLLGGAEEPAGSEVLRGAQPSLTDEATGVKRESLFPTTPGVEVVRFTFPPGAGAGPFSSHGPRSQEIFVMLDGAVSIQTGSGILHLGAHDIATISGAEEHSLRNVGRSDATLLVFIIRPETM; via the coding sequence ATGCATGACGAAGTCGTCTTCGGTAAACGGGTCCGGGAGATCAGACATCAGTCCGGATTGACACTCGATGCACTGGCATCGAGAAGCGGAGTATCGCGAGCAGCGCTTTCAAAGATCGAACGGTGCGAGCGGAGTCCCGGTCTCGAAATCGCCGTGAAAATCGCCGACGCTCTCGGAACGAACCTGGCACAACTACTCGGTGGCGCCGAAGAACCGGCCGGATCCGAAGTCCTGCGAGGTGCCCAGCCCTCGCTCACGGATGAAGCGACTGGCGTCAAACGCGAATCGCTGTTTCCCACAACGCCAGGGGTCGAGGTTGTGCGATTTACGTTCCCCCCTGGCGCGGGCGCCGGACCCTTCTCATCCCACGGCCCCCGAAGCCAGGAAATATTCGTCATGCTCGACGGGGCAGTGTCGATACAAACCGGCAGCGGAATCCTTCATCTCGGGGCGCACGATATTGCGACCATCTCAGGCGCGGAAGAACACTCCCTGCGCAATGTCGGGCGAAGCGACGCGACGCTCCTTGTCTTTATCATCCGGCCCGAAACGATGTGA